One window from the genome of Paraconexibacter algicola encodes:
- a CDS encoding nuclear transport factor 2 family protein: MPTAARPLLAVLVAATALAGCSGSEESSSPDFKGEQKLVANVVEDLQDAGREQDADQVCQLLSEQLITTIRATAGGKATCAEAIDDAIQDADSFDLSVKSVTVTGTTAKAVVESEDRDKNVRDTIQFVKDGQRWKISALAG, encoded by the coding sequence ATGCCGACCGCCGCCCGCCCGCTCCTCGCCGTGCTCGTCGCCGCCACTGCGCTGGCCGGCTGCTCGGGCTCCGAGGAGAGCTCGTCGCCCGACTTCAAGGGCGAGCAGAAGCTCGTCGCCAACGTCGTGGAGGACCTCCAGGACGCGGGCCGCGAGCAGGACGCCGACCAGGTCTGCCAGCTGCTCAGCGAGCAGCTGATCACGACGATCCGCGCGACCGCGGGCGGCAAGGCCACCTGCGCCGAGGCGATCGACGACGCGATCCAGGACGCGGACTCCTTCGATCTCTCCGTGAAGTCGGTGACGGTCACCGGGACCACGGCCAAGGCGGTCGTCGAGTCCGAGGACCGCGACAAGAACGTCCGCGACACCATCCAGTTCGTCAAGGACGGGCAGCGCTGGAAGATCAGCGCGCTCGCCGGCTGA
- a CDS encoding lipase family protein, producing the protein MRAAALAALTAAATLAPLAVGPATAAAAVPKGPSGSAFYRAPASVVRGPAGTPIRARAVSRSSHNAVPGASRTLLVLYRSRTAAGRATATSGLVSLPRGRAPRGGWPIVSFAHGTSGIADACAPSRDRRPSSVRANRAYLTPLLTRWLKRGYAVVRTDYQGLGTAGAHEYLVGRSEAAAVLDLATAARRLDRRVGRALIVAGHSQGGHAALWAGARARAVAPGLRLRGVVAYAPASNLADQIGLARAYVTPGFGYSALIGLIVRGLDEAGQVDPREALSDAALALYPSTLTTCIGELSGLSSWGRLSPRAVLRSDYDTARIAGVLRAQGPETLRFGRIPVYVAQGTADQTVLPVFTRSLVAKLRAGGARSVSDRTFSGADHGTIITRAAASSTAWMARRLGR; encoded by the coding sequence GTGCGGGCCGCGGCCCTCGCCGCACTGACCGCGGCCGCGACCCTCGCGCCGCTCGCCGTGGGCCCGGCGACCGCGGCCGCCGCCGTCCCGAAGGGCCCGTCGGGCAGCGCGTTCTACCGCGCTCCGGCGTCCGTCGTCCGCGGCCCGGCCGGCACCCCGATCCGGGCCCGCGCGGTCTCGCGCTCCAGCCACAACGCGGTCCCGGGCGCGTCCCGCACGCTGCTGGTCCTGTACCGCTCGCGGACCGCGGCCGGCCGCGCCACCGCGACGTCGGGGCTCGTATCGCTGCCGCGCGGTCGTGCGCCGAGGGGCGGCTGGCCGATCGTGTCGTTCGCGCACGGCACGAGCGGGATCGCCGACGCGTGCGCCCCCTCGCGCGACCGCCGTCCGTCGTCGGTGCGCGCCAACCGCGCGTACCTGACGCCGTTGCTGACGCGCTGGCTGAAGCGCGGCTACGCCGTCGTGCGCACGGACTACCAGGGCCTTGGGACCGCGGGCGCGCACGAGTACCTCGTCGGACGCTCGGAGGCCGCCGCGGTGCTCGACCTCGCGACCGCCGCGCGGCGACTGGACCGGCGCGTCGGACGGGCGCTGATCGTGGCGGGCCACTCGCAGGGCGGGCACGCGGCGCTGTGGGCCGGGGCGCGGGCGCGCGCGGTCGCCCCGGGCCTGCGGCTGCGCGGCGTCGTCGCCTACGCGCCCGCGTCGAACCTCGCCGACCAGATCGGCCTGGCGCGCGCGTACGTGACGCCCGGGTTCGGCTACTCCGCGTTGATCGGCCTGATCGTGCGGGGCCTGGACGAGGCCGGCCAGGTCGACCCGCGCGAGGCGCTCTCCGACGCGGCGCTCGCGCTGTACCCGAGCACGCTGACCACGTGCATCGGCGAGCTCAGCGGCCTCTCCTCCTGGGGGCGCCTGTCGCCGCGCGCGGTCCTGCGCTCCGACTACGACACCGCCCGCATCGCCGGGGTGCTGCGCGCCCAGGGACCGGAGACGCTGCGCTTCGGGCGCATCCCGGTCTACGTCGCGCAGGGCACCGCCGACCAGACGGTGCTGCCGGTCTTCACCCGCTCGCTCGTCGCGAAGCTGCGGGCCGGCGGGGCGCGCAGCGTCAGCGACCGCACGTTCTCGGGGGCGGACCACGGCACGATCATCACCCGCGCGGCCGCGTCGTCGACCGCGTGGATGGCCCGCCGCCTCGGCCGCTGA
- the rfbD gene encoding dTDP-4-dehydrorhamnose reductase, translated as MTRLVVTGAAGMLGRATVEHARRLGLEVVPFTRAELDITDADAVEAALRRTQPTAIVNCAAWTDVDGAEEHGDRAMLANGTAPGLLANAAEAIDARLVHVSTDYVFDGSKTEPWVESDPVGPLNVYGATKLAGERAVLEADAGHAVVRTAWVYGAGGTNFVETMLRLGADRDEISVVTDQIGRPTWTGHLAPALLELAERREDTGLFHATGEDAVSWNEFAIEIFDRAGVACRVVPTTSDAFPRPAARPAYSVLGTERDPAVVLPPWQDGLAAYLDARAGAA; from the coding sequence GTGACCCGGCTCGTCGTCACCGGCGCGGCCGGCATGCTCGGCCGCGCGACCGTCGAGCACGCGCGACGCCTCGGCCTGGAGGTCGTACCGTTCACGCGCGCCGAGCTCGACATCACCGACGCGGACGCGGTCGAGGCGGCGCTGCGCCGCACGCAGCCGACCGCGATCGTCAACTGCGCGGCGTGGACGGACGTCGACGGCGCGGAGGAGCACGGGGACCGCGCGATGCTCGCCAACGGCACCGCGCCCGGGCTGCTCGCCAACGCGGCGGAGGCGATCGACGCGCGGCTCGTGCACGTGTCGACCGACTACGTGTTCGACGGGTCGAAGACCGAGCCGTGGGTCGAGTCCGACCCGGTCGGACCGCTGAACGTCTACGGCGCCACGAAGCTCGCCGGCGAGCGTGCCGTGCTCGAGGCGGACGCCGGGCACGCCGTGGTGCGCACCGCCTGGGTGTACGGGGCGGGCGGCACGAACTTCGTCGAGACGATGCTGCGCCTGGGCGCCGACCGCGACGAGATCAGCGTCGTCACCGACCAGATCGGGCGGCCGACCTGGACCGGCCACCTCGCCCCGGCCCTGCTGGAGCTCGCGGAGCGCCGCGAGGACACCGGTCTCTTCCACGCGACCGGCGAGGACGCGGTCTCCTGGAACGAGTTCGCGATCGAGATCTTCGACCGGGCGGGCGTCGCCTGCCGCGTCGTGCCGACCACCAGCGACGCGTTCCCCCGTCCCGCCGCCCGGCCCGCGTACAGCGTGCTCGGGACCGAGCGCGACCCCGCCGTCGTGCTGCCGCCGTGGCAGGACGGCCTGGCCGCCTACCTGGACGCGCGCGCCGGCGCGGCCTGA
- a CDS encoding pyridoxamine 5'-phosphate oxidase family protein has translation MSRRGQIQMTDDEVRSFLGEERTVICATNGVRGLPHLMPLWYVVRDTGPDGAPELWAWTFGKSQKIKNLERDPRATLQVEAGTEYHLLRGVMLETDVELVRDVDAVTQLGLEITARYGGDLAASSDEAKQLIAAQAAKRVAMRFVETRRATWDHRKLGGVY, from the coding sequence ATGAGTCGCCGCGGGCAGATCCAGATGACCGACGATGAGGTGCGCTCCTTCCTCGGGGAGGAGCGCACCGTCATCTGCGCCACCAACGGCGTGCGGGGTCTCCCGCACCTGATGCCGCTCTGGTACGTCGTGCGCGACACCGGGCCCGACGGGGCCCCCGAGCTCTGGGCCTGGACGTTCGGCAAGTCCCAGAAGATCAAGAACCTCGAGCGCGACCCGCGCGCGACCCTGCAGGTCGAGGCGGGCACCGAGTACCACCTGCTGCGCGGCGTGATGCTCGAGACCGACGTCGAGCTCGTGCGCGACGTCGACGCGGTCACGCAGCTGGGCCTGGAGATCACCGCCCGCTACGGCGGCGACCTCGCCGCGTCCTCCGACGAGGCCAAGCAGCTGATCGCCGCCCAGGCCGCCAAGCGCGTCGCGATGCGGTTCGTCGAGACGCGCCGCGCGACCTGGGACCACCGCAAGCTCGGCGGGGTGTACTGA